CTCTTCTCTCCACCACAATCAACCCATAGCGCCAATTTACCCACCCTCTTTGCAGAGAAACAAACTCTATCCCCACCAccaaaaaccttcaatttactAGACTCCTGAAAACACCTGTACATTTCCACAGGCATTCTCCCGGCCTCTTCCCATTCTAATCTCTCCAAATCCAATCTCAATATCAATATCGTCGAACACGAAGGGTTCAAGGAGAATGTTGATTTCAACCCTCCAACCATCAACAGCTTATTTCCGTTCCCACGAACCAAACGAGGCCGTTTTATGATATCGAAGAGATCCGCCCACTCGTGCTTCTCTAAGCAGAACCAGTTGTTTTGATTCGATGAAGATGAAGACAACGACGACGACGATGTGCCACTGGTTTTGAGGTTATTGGGATAATTGAGACTCGAGAGTTTGCAAGTAAAGAGTTTCCATTGGGACCTCCAGGGAGACCCAACATCACATAAAGCAAAAACCGAGTTCCAAACTAAGATTGGGCTTCTGGGTTTTGATGGAAGATTTGAAGAGAAGGTTAGCCACGAGTTTGCGTTTGTGTTCGACAAGTATAAAGCCGCGAGTTCCATGAGTACCATAACTCGGTTCTCTGAGTCAACCAGGACAGCACCGTGTCTCGACCAGGCCGAACCCAGCTGAGGCAATACCTTGAATCGGCCAGTCAAGGGGTTGCAAACAATAAGGGACTTGCTAGACTCGATCGAATCGGGCGAATCACCCCAGAAATAAACCAATCCACCAGCTGATGCGACAGGGTGAGGAGACCTGAAAGGTAAAAAGCTTAGATTAAATCTGAGCCACTGGCTTTGCTCGGGATCGTAAACGTGGAGGGAGGGCAGAAGCGACAGGTGgctatgatgacgatgatggtGGTgggggtggtggtggtggtgacgATGATGCGGGGGCCGTAGAGCAAGGAAACGAAGAGGAGGTTGGGCGGAGATAAGGTCTAAGAAAGAGGGTGATGTCAACATCTGATTGAAGAACTTGCAGACTGATCGGCAGATCATGATTTGACGGAGCGGGAGAGAAGAGAAGATTTGATGGAGGCTATCCTGTGGCAATCTGTTGATCGGCGACGCATCCATTTGTTGTCGGATGGGCCGGCGATGCAGCAGATCACCAAGAAAGGGAGAGAGAGCGAGGAGAGAAAAAAATGAACAGGGGAGAAAGGGGATGTGGTGTGACTTCTTGTCCCAGTACAAACAGTTAGCGTCCGTTACTCTCTGCCCACTTTTCGATTCAGGTAATTTTCAtgccttttttaaaaaattaaaaattaaaaaaaaaacatatttaacTATTTCCCATGCCAATTTACAATTAATTGGGAAAAAATctcttttgaaaaattaatttaaaatatatatttaaaaaaacgaTCAATTTCTGTTTTTATTAAGTGAAATTCAAtcctatatataaattattggaTTAATTATTGTTATATGTGGCTCTTTTCTCGTTTTTACGTccaaaaatagaagaaaatcaatatgactttctttaaaaaagaaaatcaaatttgAAGTTAAATGGAGAAAAGTCCTCCAATCGATTCCAGTTCTACTAAAACTTTAAATGTTATCCCTCTAGCTTTATTTGTTTGGTTtttagttgtttttttttttttctttgcctttATTGCAATTATTTCTTGATTCTATGCGTTTACCGTAAGTTTCTATGTGTGCTTGTGTTGCTTTTGGTGTCTTCAATTGATTTCTCGACCATGCATAGCAATCTGCTTTGGGCTTCTTGTTGGTTGACGGTCGATGGTACTGGAGGTGTAGAGAAACGAAGCTATTTCCGGAAACTTCTGATACGGCTATTGTAAGCTTCTGGACTAGTTGTCTGGTGTTtgctattgtttctttttttttttcttatcaaagGAAGGAGTACGAGAAGGGGATTTAATCCTGGAATCTCAAGATCAACATGAATACCCGCTGGCCATCCAAACTAAGAGGCGGCAGATTGGTGTTTGCTATTGTTACCTCCCTTTGTTGTAGACTTTGTACTTTTTATCTGATTTTGAGCTTTAATAAAGTAACTTTGCAGGGTATCTTATtgtatttttctattatttgtaAGGTTTATTTTGTAttcttttagttttaattttatttacttatatgatattttctaacattaattaaattttattaaaagattcaatagtaaatattaataaaataactaatgaatttcattttattagtaGTAGAGTTATTCTTATGACTTGAAAATTTAAGATTTGAGTATCAATTagggtaaaaaataaataaaataacatttattttctgaaaaatatttctttctaaatatatttttaattgagtGTCCGCACATTCCCAGAGTTGCGCTTTCACCATGGACTGATTTGTCTTTTGGTTGGAGCAGGAGTTTGGATTTGGGTAAGTAACTCTTCAAATTGGAACTATTGAACTCAAATTCATCTTAAGCCCAGAAGATAATGTGTGCAGGactataaataaattgattcgagttaatttttaaagagtttaaatttaatatattaaaattttttttaattcaaattaaatttaaattttatttattttaaattcgaatcgaatattaataaatttaaatttaattttaaataatttatgaatagtttaattttttcgaATTTGAACTAAACTTGAGTTTTATTCATTTAGACCAGTTgagtttttatcgagtttaattttaaataaattaaaattaatttaatttatttatatatataatgagttttaattaaaaattaaataattttaattaaataaatatatatataaattaactcatAAACTTATAAATATAAACTCTTAAATCTTAACgatctaaatataaatataaactcTTAAATCTTAACGATCCAAATATATATAAGTTTTAAAAGTATAATCAAACCATATAGAGCTAAACTTTAAAATATGTagaatttgatattatttttcttataatattaattttagccTGCTTAACAAAACTGTTCACAAATTATTCGCGAACTTACTCACGAACTCGAAAACGAGTCGAACTCACAAGTCTTGACGAGCTGAATACTATAGAGTTCAAGATTGATtcgtttattaaacgagtcTAAAAATTAAGATTGAGTTTAACTCATTTAGAAATAGAGTTAAACTCGGTCGAATTTTTATCGAGTCAAATTTCAAATAACTCATGAACAGTTTAATTCATTTTACACTATGTGCAAAATAAcaagaaaatttactatttagttcatatattataaaataaaatttttaattaattttttaatttaaaaaaaatatattattgtaaaaaGTCTAGAATAGTTTAGATATAAAAATcttattagtataatttttataaaattaaaaaatcaatttaatgagtttttttaaattatagaaattaaatagttaaatatttaaaaaaattaaaattaatgaagtaactaattagtaaatttttttaaaatattgtgaatattttaatatatttttttaaaatttaatagatcaaattaataaattttttataatataaacgataaataataattttttctaataattaaaaaaaaatgtttaagcCTCTCAATTATGACTATCTATATAAATTACCAtttttgccaaaaaaaaaatttttcaacCGCAAAAATGCATTCGTGGTAAAAAAGAAGGTAAAATATAGCAAATGCCTCGCATAACTTGGCCCAACCAAATAATACATTGCAGTCTAAAAGAAAtccaaacaaaaaaattaaatcaagtcAATCCAAACCAATTCAAAACTCAAGATTAGAGATCGAAATCGAAAATCCTGTAGAAAACAAATCAAAGACCGCGGAACACCACCTCTCATCTCAAAGTCGTCAATCACCACAAACCACTAACAATCAGTGCCGCCTTCAAGCCAAATAACGTCTCGAACACTAAATTTCACCATCAAAAGAACAGAAACTAAACAGAAGTTGTGAAAAGCCAGCCAAGAGAACAAAAAAGCACAAATTCAGATGGACGATAAAGACACTCATGAATCGAATCTCTGCAACCTAAAAGAAGCAAGACCTGTTGCCTAATCGAATACTTCCCGGAACTCTCACCATTGCGCACATACAACAAGTTCCACCGAGTTAAGATGCGAAAATCCACTTGCAAAACAACCATTAACAACAAAGCAACCAGCAATAACATAAACACAACACAACAGATTATCGGTCACTAATAGGGGAAAAATAtccaataattataaataactcTAGATCTACAAATCAATCTCTTAAAGCATAcctaaaacttaaaaaattatataagaaCAAAAAAATCACGAGTGAAGGAATAGTTAAAATGAAACTACACCCTTCATCAAATTCAAAATCACATAAttactttctctcttttctccCTTCTCTcccttaaattataatttactttataatttctataatttaataaaaatcatatttatttttaataaaaaaattcactctGTTAATTAATAGTTGATTGACTATTAaagtaattcaaatttaaatgaataaattattattaattttaaaattacaaagtataaaacaattaaaataggATGCAAGTAAACAACAGAGTATAACagtaaattttaacaaatcgaaatattaaaagttaaattttgtaaaaaattaaaaagcaaattatatttaatcaaatcgaatcctattattaattaaataatttttacacgTGCCTGGGTAAGCACCCGTGAGCTGTTTAAAGTGCAAGAATAATTGAGACTTGAgagacaataataataataatggaaaaaaaaaattaaaaacaataaaacaataagaaatatttttaatatgaatttcTAAATGTAAATGGGAAATGCAAAATCCATTATTAAAACGTGGCAGACAAAAGAATAAGCTAAACGACAAGTCACGTACTACGATTGCCACGTCATTGGATCGTATCATCCACACGGagagaaaaattatcaaatgCGGGGCCATTTCCTTGGTCGAATCTCTTGACACGGAGGCGTGGGCCCAAATGGAATCTTAAGAATCCAAAGAGGTTATCATCAAAATTGAAAACTTGCCACCAAAGTAATTAAAACGACGTTGGATAATTGAGGCTTAGCATAAACGACCCCTCGTTTGACCGTATCTATTTTCCGCGTCAGACTCATAATTGTatgaaagaattattttttgattttataatatggagattaaataattattttttttattttaaaaataataatattattaaatgaaaaaaaagttCTGATATATCTACCCACCATATCAACGATCTAaccaataattatattatatcatagtagttaattttttaaataatatataacagAACCAATAATGAACTAATTAgtttataaattcattaaaaggtgctatttattttataattatattgtcaatttttttcattatgCAATGTATGAATTTTAGGATAAAATAGTAtgttaaaaagaaattatactaaaatttaatatctaagaTAAAATCAACTTTaatgttttgaattaaaaaaatagtatcattaaaatcaattatataaaAGTTGAACTTATGAATTTAAcgctatttaaaaatattttagatatgaGATTGATAAGTTGAGatctagaaaatagggttttacagaaATTTTGTGAACTTAGAAAAAACTTAGGTCTAGAGGAGGGCAATCATCCTtttatctgttttttttttgtctgctagtgacgtataacaaaCTGTCTATCATTAGACCACCTGTTCCTGCCATGTTGATTCGGGCGTACGAGAATATCATATTTCTACTACATGCGTAACGGTCTCTGATTCTCCATGGGCACGCATGTTGAGAGATCCACCAGACGGATGGGTCGGTCTCCTTCTAGGTTCCGAGCCGGGCCGGAAGATAAGATTAAAACTGAGTCCAAAGAGGATCCGTTTGGTGAGCCGTACGGACTGGGCGAGTCTGATTGAGCAACTTAGATGAAGCCCGGTCTCAAGGCTAAATGGGCCGGACTGGATCCATGCGGGAGACTTGAGGATCTCCAAATAATGGGCTATTGTCATGGATCTGGCTCTAGATCGGAGTAAAAAAATTCAGCGGTTATcagagttaaaaaaaaaacaaatgatactattaacttttatttatataatataaaaactatctgttatttaatatttattttttaaaacaatatcttttataaaataaaaaagtttatggagttaaataaaaaatcgaagtttaattactattttaaaaacaAAGCCAAAGACGAGAGGTGACAGTTGAAATAAGCGATAAAACGTGGCAGACGAAAAACGACAAATCATATACGTGTGCCACGTGATTGGTTCATATCATCAACACAGAATAATTATCTAATGCGGGGCCATTCCTTGATCGAATCTCTTGACGTGGAGCCTTCGCGCCATATAGAATCTCAAGAATCCAAAGAAATCATcaaaattgaaaacttaccatCAAAGTAATTAAAACCACGTTGGATAACCGATCTATTTTCGGCGTCGGCGTCGGCTTCGTAATTTCATAGATCACTATACGATTGATGGgaagaaatttatttaaattcggTTGAccgttaatttaaaataaaaatataaaaattttagaatagaTTATACTTAAtcgaattttatatttttcaaattaaatatttaattttttatataattaattcattcaaattaaatattttttatttataattttaataattaattaataattaaaaaaataaatattttaaatatataaaatactcTATCaacacttaatttttttataatatagataaaaaattttattttatataaattatatttttatttctaaataaattaatttttatattttcaaattaaattctttaatccctatatttaatttatttaagattataattttttaatttattttaaatattaatttaaaattaatagataatcaaattttttcataatttctttttaaactaTGTTTCAGAAAAAATTTCtttctaaaatatattttataaaaatttacaacatatttaaaaattatttgtaccatttaaaaataactgaaattataaatattttttaaaattttacaattttaaatattaaaatattttaataaataaaaattaaaaaataaaaatattaaaaattagttaaataaaatattataaataaaaattaatataaatttatatgtttttcaaataaaaattaaaaaaattaaaatatttaaattataatatgtgAGGATGTACCGATTAGAAAaggatttaaatatataatcttaaaatataagaattggtatattaattattttaaaaattaaaaattcaattgtagtttattaatttaaaaaatataataaaaatattttctaatttagACGGATCGATTACAGGGATATTTaagtgttaaattttaaaaatacaatcctaaatctgttaattatattaaaatttaataaatttattcaaaattttatatattttttataaagaaagactcacatatttatattttctttaactttaagaatattattaaaaactctctatatatttatgataaaattattatttaatttttatgatataaaaaaaatttttaattatttttttattttaaaaaatatattaaaatatttataatattctaAACGTATACTAATTagttctctattaattttaataattaaatattttgctatttaattcatatagtttttaaagtcttattaattaatttttcaaattttttaaaaaatactaattaatctTTACATATTAgggcattttaaattttttttaagtttttaacagttaaaattgACGAAAAAATGGActaataaatgttttaataaagtatattttaattaattaaaaatttttttatatgatgagaattaaatagtaattttttaatatttattaatatattttatttttaaattaaaataaaataattaacaattaaattattctattaaaaataatttttataaaaaatacttttaaatataaattacttttaaaaaacaaacaaaagttaaaaataGTTTCTAAAGATCGAAGTTATAAGTTTTTAGTATATACTTGATTTTTAAGCTTACATCATAAATAGGGATTAGTTTTATAATCACAATaataaatagaattaatttattaaaaagtaaaatcacAAATCACAATCATTATGAAGTGCTTTATCtctattttcataattatatggGGTCCACCATatctattttcattttaaattttcattcttaaaattaaaactaatcaaatttttttattaacaaagTAACTTATGCTCTCTTGCTATTTTGTTTGGAAAATTTCTATATATGTTTTtgtgtataatttttatatattaaataataaaaattcaaaattatacTTACTTTCGTGGAGATGGAGCTGCATTCAAAATTATACCAAGGTAAAAGCTTTCATGGTAAGAAAACGGTTATTATATAAACGATTATTGAAGAAAGAGGGAAGTCTCCCTCCGCTTTGCATTTGGATTCCCTCGATTTGAGCAACAGCCACCTTCATCTTCTTGCAGGCACACTTCACGTGACTCGTTTTCTAGATCTACAGTTGCTCAAATCCGAATTCACATAACATTTCTAgtctaatttcttccttttaCAATCCAATCCTAATGGAAGTTGCGACGGTGCCGGTGCCGGTGCACGTAAACGGAGGAAAGGCGGGGATCTTGGCGGAGGATCACTTTGGTCTGATGGCTGTGATTGACGTTGAGCCACTGCCTACTGTAGTGTCGGCGGATGATTTGGTGGTTGGTGATGAAGGGAAGAAGCAGAATGGCAGAGAGATTGTTTTAGGCAGAAACGTGCGCACTGAATCTCTTGAGGTGACAGAGCCAGATGCTAATGATGAGTTCACTGGAGACAAGGAGGCTTATATGGCTGGCGTTTTGGCTAGATATCGAAAAACCTTGGTGGAAAGAACCAAGCATCATTTAGGTAATTGATATGCTTCTTTCTAAATTGCAATGGTCTATTTCTTGGGTTTTTggtatttttgtttcagtttagcTCTATATTTGTTATGATTGAGGTTGCGACTAAAGCTTGTCACAGTTCACGTTAATGTTCGATTCGAAGTTATATTtgatgttgttgtttgttggttGAATGTGCTTGAAGATTTGTAAAATCTTTTTTACCGGTTGAACTCCGTTTGGTAGATTGTAAAAATCCCGATTTTACACTGAAATTCTCTATCATTACCTACAATTGGGTGAAGCAGAATTTCTTGACTAGTTAATTATTCATTGATTTTTTTGGGCAGGGGAGGGGAACAATTTGGATGCATATTAAGTTGCTTTCAATTTCTTTTGGACACTGTTATTTAATGGAAATGCTTTGTAAAGTTTGCAATTAATTGGCTTGACTATTAGCAAATTATTAGAACCATAAGTGTCTCTGTTGCCAAATGTTTGTTTAAATTGTTATGTCTGATACAGGATATCCATATAATCTGGACTTCGATTATGGTGCTTTGGGGCAGTTGCAGCATTTCTCCATAAACAATCTTGGTGATCCATTTATTGAGAGCAACTATGGTGTCCATTCAAGACAGTTTGAAGTTGGTGTCTTAGATTGGTTTGCGCGTCTATGGGAGATAGAGAAAAATGAATACTGGGGTTACATAACAAACTGCGGTACAGAAGGAAATCTTCATGGGATTTTAGTCGGGTAAGTATTTTTCACTTTTGCTTTGCTTGTGCTCCTTTTTTCCTTTCTAGTTCTCGTTGATTATTCAGTCAGAAATGGGTGAAATGGTTAAAAATGTTAACCTTGCAGGAGAGAAGTGCTTCCAGATGGAATTCTGTATGCATCACGAGAGTCCCATTATTCTGTCTTTAAAGCAGCTCGCATGTATAGAATGGAATGCGTGAAGATTGACTGCCTGATCACTGGTGAAATTGATTGTGCTGATTTTAAAGTTAAACTACTGGCTAACAAGGATAAACCAGCTATCATTAATGTTAATATAGGTACCTTTCTCCTTATACATTGTCATATGAACTTGTGTCTTTGTGTGCTATAGACACATTACTCATTTGTTTCAATGTGTTATTCTTAATGCAGGCACAACTGTCAAAGGAGCCGTAGATGACCTTGATTCTGTCATACAAACCCTTGAAGAAAGCGGATTTACACATGATCGGTTTTACATCCactgtgatggagctttatttGGACTTATGATGCCTTTTGTCAAGCGTGTAAGTGATTTCATTTTGTCTGCCTGTTAAGCATCCTTCAATTGTTTTCTTTCCAAATACCATGGTTTCTGTCAAAGGCGTTCCGCTAATTATTGCTTGCGGTGAATAGGCCCCAAAGGTCACTTTCAAGAAGCCCATTGGAAGTGTGAGTGTTTCGGGTCACAAGTTTGTTGGCTGTCCAATGCCATGTGGTGTGCAGATAACAAGGATGGAACACGTTAATGTTCTCTCAAGGAATGTTGAGTACCTTGCTTCAAGGGATGCCACAATCATGGGAAGCCGCAATGGTCATGCTCCTCTCTTCCTCTGGTACACCCTTAACAGAAAAGGCTATAAAGGATTCCAGAAAGAAGTGCAAAAGTGTCTCAGAAATGCTCATTACCTGAAGGACCGACTATGTGATGCTGGGATCAGTGCTATGTTGAATGAACTCAGCAGTACAGTTGTATTTGAGCGTCCTCGAGATGAGAAGTTTGTGCGCAGGTGGCAACTAGCTTGTCAAGGGAATATTGCTCATGTGGTGGTGATGCCCAGCATCACCATTGAAAAGCTGGATGATTTCCTGAATGAATTTATTGAGAAGCGCTCAACATGGTATCAGGATGGACAAGTTCAACCTCCGTGTATTGCAGCAGATGTGGGGAATGAGAATTGTGCTTGTGCTCTGCACAAGTGAAGCATTGTCACGAGTGAGAATTATTGCACTGTTGTAGTACTAGTCTTATTTTGTAACAGAGAACTGATTAGTTTAGAATCTAAATTTCTTCAAATGAGTCCTCCTCTAGTTTCCATGTTTCTG
This is a stretch of genomic DNA from Manihot esculenta cultivar AM560-2 chromosome 2, M.esculenta_v8, whole genome shotgun sequence. It encodes these proteins:
- the LOC110609921 gene encoding serine decarboxylase; protein product: MEVATVPVPVHVNGGKAGILAEDHFGLMAVIDVEPLPTVVSADDLVVGDEGKKQNGREIVLGRNVRTESLEVTEPDANDEFTGDKEAYMAGVLARYRKTLVERTKHHLGYPYNLDFDYGALGQLQHFSINNLGDPFIESNYGVHSRQFEVGVLDWFARLWEIEKNEYWGYITNCGTEGNLHGILVGREVLPDGILYASRESHYSVFKAARMYRMECVKIDCLITGEIDCADFKVKLLANKDKPAIINVNIGTTVKGAVDDLDSVIQTLEESGFTHDRFYIHCDGALFGLMMPFVKRAPKVTFKKPIGSVSVSGHKFVGCPMPCGVQITRMEHVNVLSRNVEYLASRDATIMGSRNGHAPLFLWYTLNRKGYKGFQKEVQKCLRNAHYLKDRLCDAGISAMLNELSSTVVFERPRDEKFVRRWQLACQGNIAHVVVMPSITIEKLDDFLNEFIEKRSTWYQDGQVQPPCIAADVGNENCACALHK
- the LOC110609810 gene encoding SKP1-interacting partner 15 — encoded protein: MDASPINRLPQDSLHQIFSSLPLRQIMICRSVCKFFNQMLTSPSFLDLISAQPPLRFLALRPPHHRHHHHHPHHHHRHHSHLSLLPSLHVYDPEQSQWLRFNLSFLPFRSPHPVASAGGLVYFWGDSPDSIESSKSLIVCNPLTGRFKVLPQLGSAWSRHGAVLVDSENRVMVLMELAALYLSNTNANSWLTFSSNLPSKPRSPILVWNSVFALCDVGSPWRSQWKLFTCKLSSLNYPNNLKTSGTSSSSLSSSSSNQNNWFCLEKHEWADLFDIIKRPRLVRGNGNKLLMVGGLKSTFSLNPSCSTILILRLDLERLEWEEAGRMPVEMYRCFQESSKLKVFGGGDRVCFSAKRVGKLALWVDCGGEKSYWRWIDGAPGGGDGLWRGFVFEARLTALP